From a single Azospirillum fermentarium genomic region:
- a CDS encoding cob(I)yrinic acid a,c-diamide adenosyltransferase: MVTLTRIYTRGGDRGETSLGNGARVPKHHLRVEAYGTVDEANAAVGLARLHTSGDPESDAMLARIQNDLFDLGADLCTPEQADPPYPPLRITDGQVDRLEAEIDAMNAGLSPLKSFILPGGTPAAAHLHMARTVVRRAERLMTHLAEHEAVTPAAIRYANRLSDHLFVLGRRLNGNGAGDVLWVPGGTRR; the protein is encoded by the coding sequence ATGGTGACTCTCACCCGCATCTACACCCGCGGCGGCGACCGGGGTGAAACCTCGTTGGGCAACGGTGCACGGGTGCCCAAGCACCATCTGCGGGTCGAAGCCTACGGCACGGTGGACGAGGCCAACGCCGCCGTCGGGCTGGCCCGCCTGCACACGTCCGGCGACCCCGAGTCGGACGCCATGCTCGCGCGCATCCAGAACGACCTGTTCGATCTGGGCGCCGATCTGTGCACGCCGGAGCAGGCGGACCCGCCCTACCCCCCCCTGCGCATCACCGACGGGCAGGTGGACCGGCTGGAAGCGGAAATCGACGCCATGAACGCCGGGCTTTCGCCGCTGAAATCCTTCATCCTGCCCGGCGGCACCCCGGCGGCGGCGCATCTTCACATGGCGCGCACCGTGGTCCGGCGGGCCGAGCGGCTGATGACCCATCTGGCGGAGCACGAGGCGGTCACCCCCGCCGCCATCCGCTACGCCAACCGCCTGTCCGACCATCTGTTCGTGCTGGGGCGGCGGCTGAACGGCAACGGGGCCGGCGATGTCCTGTGGGTTCCCGGCGGAACGCGCCGATGA
- a CDS encoding twin transmembrane helix small protein, whose protein sequence is MNGILLVLLGVALLAVLGSLLAGVFVMARGGETDRHWSNRLMRLRVGLQGLALVLFLLALMTQA, encoded by the coding sequence ATGAATGGAATTCTCCTCGTTCTTCTGGGGGTGGCGCTGCTGGCGGTGCTGGGCTCCCTTCTGGCCGGCGTGTTCGTCATGGCCCGCGGCGGGGAGACGGACCGGCACTGGTCAAACCGGCTGATGCGCCTGCGCGTGGGTTTGCAGGGGCTGGCGCTGGTGCTCTTTCTTCTGGCTTTGATGACGCAGGCATGA
- a CDS encoding LamG domain-containing protein produces MLILNALTGFGATAPTGTDPYFTSTVLLIQPSVTDTVIADLSPARRTVTVNGAPSLSSSAPWSGGRSIAFDGNNWLSCADSDDFHMPGDYVIESVFLPSSLPSYLPIVTQDAAGSDLGFSIYTYPEDGHRLYYTQYHSSGFNRVTTTTPAAVGTWMHLTIVKSGSLLSIYCNGTREAEITTASAMRNGAGVVLIGASTSGGTYRFYGAIAGIRITKGTSRGLSGATIPVPAAPWPTTA; encoded by the coding sequence ATGCTGATCCTGAACGCCCTGACCGGATTTGGTGCCACCGCCCCCACCGGCACCGATCCTTATTTCACCAGCACCGTCCTGCTGATCCAGCCGTCCGTCACCGACACGGTCATCGCCGACCTGTCGCCGGCCCGCCGCACGGTCACGGTGAACGGCGCTCCCAGCCTGTCATCCTCGGCGCCGTGGAGCGGCGGACGCTCCATCGCGTTCGACGGAAATAACTGGCTGTCCTGTGCAGATTCCGACGATTTTCACATGCCGGGTGATTATGTGATCGAGTCGGTCTTTCTGCCCAGTTCCCTGCCCAGCTACCTGCCGATCGTGACCCAGGATGCCGCCGGTTCCGATCTGGGGTTCAGCATCTATACCTACCCCGAAGACGGGCATCGGCTCTATTACACGCAATATCATTCCTCCGGCTTCAACCGGGTGACCACCACGACGCCGGCGGCGGTCGGCACATGGATGCACCTGACCATCGTCAAAAGCGGTTCGCTGCTCAGCATCTACTGCAACGGTACCAGGGAAGCCGAAATCACCACTGCCAGCGCCATGAGAAACGGGGCCGGCGTGGTGCTGATTGGCGCCTCCACCTCCGGCGGAACCTATCGGTTCTACGGGGCCATCGCCGGCATCCGCATCACCAAGGGCACCAGCCGCGGTCTGAGCGGGGCCACCATTCCGGTGCCGGCCGCCCCCTGGCCCACCACGGCATGA